In Planctomycetota bacterium, the DNA window GACCGCTCCTCGGCGGCGTCGCGCACCGCGATCTCGGCCAGTCGCAGCCGCGTCCGCTGCTCGTCGATCGCGACGTTGATGTCGTCCAGCTCGATGGCGTTCAGCCGCCGACGCTCGGCCCGGCGCTCGCGGGCCGCATCGATGGCGTCCGGCAGCGCCGCCCAGGTCTCCTCGGGCCCCTCCGCGAGCACGCGGGCCACGCGGACGCGGGTCGAGCCGTCGGCGAGCGTCTCGGCATCGCGGGCATCCGCCGGCGGCGCCTCGCCCAGAGGCAGCACGCGATCCTCCAGCAGCCAGAGCGCCCGCGGCTCGCCGAGCCAGGCGCCCCAGGACTCCCGCTCCACGAAGGCCAGCGTGCCGGGCGTCGCGCGGCTGGCGATCTCGTACGCCGGCACCCAGCGGAAGGTCCGCCCGTTGTACTCCCGGTTGGCGACGCGGAAGAGCAGCCGCACGGCGCGGCCATCGCCCGCCTCGGCGTCCTCGGGCAGCTCACCGGCGTCGCGGAGCGCCTCGATCTCGGCCCGCATCGCGGGATCGGCGTCGAAGCGCTCCCGCTGCTTGTAGATGCCGAGGAAGCTCGAGCCGTCCCGCAGCGTCACCCGCTCGATGGGCTCGACGACGAAGGCCGACAGCCCGCTGTAGGCGATCAGCCCCAGCAGGCCGACCAGGAGCGCCACCGCCAGCACCAGGGCCGACCCCATGACCCACACCGCCGGCTCGCCGCGCGCCGAGAGCGTGGTGCGCCGGGTGGTCCGGCGTGCGACGTGCTGCTCCGCCGCCTGGCTCATAGCGCCGCGTTCCGCTTGCGGTAGTACTGGCGGACCACCTCGGCGGACGTGTTGATCACGAAGGTCATCACGAACAGTACCAGCCCGCACAGGAACAGCACGCGGTAGTGCGTCCCGCCGCGGGCGGCCTCGGGCAGCTCGACGGCGATGTTGGCCGACAGTGTCCGCATGCCCTCGAAGATGTTCCAGTTCATCGTCGCCGTGTTGCCCGTAGCCATCAGCACGATCATGGTCTCGCCGACGGCTCGGCCCAGCCCGATCATGCAGGCCGAGAAGATGCCCGACGCCGCGACCGGCAGCACCACACGGATGACCGTCTGCCATCGGGTGGCGCCCGCGCCCAGCGAGGCCGACCGCAGGCCGTTGGGCACGCTGGAGAGCGCATCCTCGCTGATGGTGTAGATGATCGGGATGACCGCGAGCCCCATGATGATGCCCACGACCAGCGTGTTGCGCTGCTGGAAGGGCCCGAAGATCGACGTCCGCGGATCCTGCCCGAAGGCCGCCAGCAGCCACGCGGCGGCCGCCGCAACCACGAGCACGGCCGCCGTCGTCACGACGAACCGGACGAGTTCGAGCAACGCGGCCCGCGAGCGGGGCTGCACGGCGACGTAGTCGTTGAAGCCGCGCCCAAGCAGCCGGCGGCTCATTCCGGCCACGAGCACGATCGCGAACGGAACGCACACCAGGAACCACCCGGGCCCCGCGCCGCCAAACTCGCCATCCAGCCAGCGACGGATGCTCGGATCGGCGATGCCCGCCTCGGCGATCGTGGCTTCCACGGCCGCGAGCGACTCCGCATCCTCGGGCTCGACGGGCCGGACGACGACGCCGCGATCGAATCCCAGCCCGCTGCGCCGAAGCCGCAGCTGCTCCTCGGCGTCCAGCACGTCGCGGGACCCCACCCAGCCCGGGCGTTCGCCCTCGGCGACGGGCTCGGCCGAGCCGGCGAGCAGCAGCACGTCGCCGCGCGAGGGCGCGAACAGCGTGCGCTCCACGATGGGTCCGACGGCGGCGCTCAGCAGCACGCCCAGCGCGATGGCCGCCACCAGCAGTGCCAGCGTCCGCCCGCTCGTCGTCCGCAGCGCAACACGCTGGGGCACGAGCTGCCAGGCGTGGGCCGCCAGCATCACCACGAAGGGCACGATCGCCAGCCCCACCAGCACCGAGGGCAGCCAGTCGCGGGCGTAGGGCGCGAGCACGATCGCGGCTACGAAGCCAAGCACCACCGAGGGCAGCGAGGCCATCACCTCGACCGCGGGCTTGACCACCCGGCGGATGCGGCGGTCCAGGAACTCGCTCGTGTAGATCGCCGCCCCCACGGCCACGGGCACCGCGAACAGCATCGCGAACACCGTCGCCTTCAGCGTGCCGAAGATCATCGGCATCAGGCTCAGCTTGGGCTCGGACTGGTCGGTCGCCGCCGAACTCTGCCACGAATACCCCGCCTCGAGTTCGCCCTCGAAGTGCGTCCGGCCGAACATCGAACCGAAGGTGACCTTGGGGTGCCCGGGCGTGAGCGTCCACAGGGCGCCCCAGTCCTCGTCGGCATCGCCCACGGACGCGCCCACCGCGATCACCGCCTCGCCGCGCGGCGACAGCGCGACGGCGTCGGCCGAACTCTGGCCCAGCTCGACCGACGCGACAACCTGCCCGCTGGTCAGGTGCCGTACGCGGATGGTGCGACCCGCGGCGAACACCGCCGAGCGATCCCGCCGGCTGATGCCAATCGCCTCCACGGGCGCATCGCCGATGCGGAGCCTCGACCCCCGCACGAGCCGCCGGCCGTCGGCGTGCGGCGCGTCGGGGTCGGGCGCGGCGAACCACTGCTCGGCGTAGCCGTCGGCGCCGCCCACGAGCACGGAGCGATCGCCCAGCAGCACCTCGGCGCTGGTGATCTCGGCGCCGAGCTGCAGATCGTCGGCCAGCTCGAAGCCGGCGTCCCCCCGTGCATGCCTGCGCATTCGCCCGTCGCGCCACAGCACGACCACCGAGTCGCCGGCATCGAGCACGAACACCCAGTCCGGAATCGCCTCGCCCGCCGTGAGCTGGAGATCCAGCGGCGACGCCTGCAGCCGAACGCGGGGCGGCCCGCCGCCCAGCGGAACGATCTTGCGCACGCCGCTGACCGCCGCCGAGCCGTCGCCCGCAATGGCGGCCAC includes these proteins:
- a CDS encoding ABC transporter permease subunit, which codes for MPRSTRRRVHTIDRVAETVITLGGFSVLAAVLGICVFLAAVAVPLFRSGSLEAASDGVGGVRGGGATLLLTDEYLTMAMAVDERGRIAVRTIADGALVDELDLAGDGGADGPRPTAWSRSPYSERVAIGYDDGSVRLGRIGFDARRLDAGDAPDGAAALDAGGVMPAEIGGARGLVQQNEQGDLRFVHPVVDLEEATRPLEGSAAIARIDHLLFNRREFVAAIAGDGSAAVSGVRKIVPLGGGPPRVRLQASPLDLQLTAGEAIPDWVFVLDAGDSVVVLWRDGRMRRHARGDAGFELADDLQLGAEITSAEVLLGDRSVLVGGADGYAEQWFAAPDPDAPHADGRRLVRGSRLRIGDAPVEAIGISRRDRSAVFAAGRTIRVRHLTSGQVVASVELGQSSADAVALSPRGEAVIAVGASVGDADEDWGALWTLTPGHPKVTFGSMFGRTHFEGELEAGYSWQSSAATDQSEPKLSLMPMIFGTLKATVFAMLFAVPVAVGAAIYTSEFLDRRIRRVVKPAVEVMASLPSVVLGFVAAIVLAPYARDWLPSVLVGLAIVPFVVMLAAHAWQLVPQRVALRTTSGRTLALLVAAIALGVLLSAAVGPIVERTLFAPSRGDVLLLAGSAEPVAEGERPGWVGSRDVLDAEEQLRLRRSGLGFDRGVVVRPVEPEDAESLAAVEATIAEAGIADPSIRRWLDGEFGGAGPGWFLVCVPFAIVLVAGMSRRLLGRGFNDYVAVQPRSRAALLELVRFVVTTAAVLVVAAAAAWLLAAFGQDPRTSIFGPFQQRNTLVVGIIMGLAVIPIIYTISEDALSSVPNGLRSASLGAGATRWQTVIRVVLPVAASGIFSACMIGLGRAVGETMIVLMATGNTATMNWNIFEGMRTLSANIAVELPEAARGGTHYRVLFLCGLVLFVMTFVINTSAEVVRQYYRKRNAAL